One Gossypium hirsutum isolate 1008001.06 chromosome A11, Gossypium_hirsutum_v2.1, whole genome shotgun sequence genomic window carries:
- the LOC107898726 gene encoding probable E3 ubiquitin-protein ligase EDA40, whose translation MVTGWRRAFCTSITRKQDTPVLPEKQQQQSNGTKTPRFSSKFGFFSNPSTPRLQSQPVSSPSLRCRTTSNPVSSLPNSPKLHCKTSHLSNPSSPKSPSSFSLLKATLRLSKGGRCGICLQSVKTGQGTAIFTAECSHSFHFPCVAAHIKKQQLLNCPVCSTSWKELPLLSLEQQPSKTSLENINTKSFRVYNDDEPLASPVSVSQFNPIPESDETENDDVEEEFQGFSVTPTIAKEIGVHPRNVEVRLLQEAAMVAVGRSHESYVVVMKVHAPTATRRVRRAPFDLVTVLDVSGSGMRLQMVKRAMRLVISLLNETDRLSIVVFSSSSKRLLPLKRMSSNGRRSARRIVDALGSSGQGMSVKDALKKAAKVLEDRREKNAVASILILSDGQDKQCEMNSTNQNLPVVSTTRLAQSEIPVHSIGFGTCSQAPNDDAFCKIVNGLVSVVVQDVRLQLGFVSGSAPAEISSVYSLTTRPSYIGSNSVRIGDLHSGEEKQLLMELKVPVSSSGSHRVMSVRSSHKDPFTHEMVYSRDQRLLIPRPSQSVRSSSHTMQRLRNLHVSTRAVAESRRLVERNHLSGAQHLLTSARALLLQSGSSSAEEFIRRLETELAELNGQRHRQRANNNNNSQVEKKAEPITPTSAWRAAERLAKVAIMRKHLNRVSDLHGFENARF comes from the exons ATGGTGACTGGTTGGAGAAGAGCTTTTTGCACTTCCATTACCAGGAAACAGGACACCCCAGTTTTACCAGAAAAACAACAGCAGCAAAGCAATGGCACCAAAACTCCAAGATTTAGCTCAAAGTTTGGATTTTTCTCCAACCCATCGACTCCGAGGTTGCAATCTCAACCCGTTTCAAGCCCAAGTCTTCGTTGCCGAACCACTTCCAACCCAGTTTCTTCACTTCCTAATAGCCCCAAACTTCATTGCAAAACATCCCATCTCTCCAATCCTTCATCACCTAAATCCCCTTCCAGTTTCTCCCTCCTTAAGGCAACTCTTCGCCTCTCCAAA GGTGGTCGATGTGGAATCTGTTTACAAAGCGTGAAAACGGGTCAAGGCACGGCGATTTTCACGGCGGAGTGTTCCCACTCCTTTCATTTCCCTTGCGTCGCCGCCCACATAAAAAAGCAACAATTACTGAACTGCCCCGTCTGTTCCACCTCCTGGAAGGAGCTCCCTTTACTCTCCCTTGAACAACAACCTAGTAAAACATCACTCGAGAACATCAACACGAAGTCGTTTCGGGTCTACAACGACGATGAGCCATTGGCCTCCCCGGTTTCTGTTTCTCAGTTTAATCCCATTCCGGAATCCGACGAAACCGAAAACGACGACGTTGAAGAGGAATTCCAAGGATTCTCTGTGACTCCTACGATTGCGAAAGAAATTGGAGTTCATCCAAGAAATGTAGAGGTTAGGTTGCTACAAGAGGCAGCGATGGTGGCAGTGGGGAGGAGCCATGAGAGTTATGTGGTGGTTATGAAAGTGCACGCTCCAACGGCGACGCGGAGAGTGAGGAGGGCTCCGTTTGACTTGGTTACGGTATTGGACGTTAGCGGGAGCGGGATGCGGTTGCAGATGGTGAAACGCGCGATGAGGTTAGTTATCTCTTTGCTTAACGAAACGGACCGTTTGTCGATCGTGGTCTTTTCGTCGAGTTCGAAGCGGTTGTTGCCGTTGAAAAGGATGAGTTCAAACGGACGGAGATCCGCTAGAAGGATTGTTGACGCGCTGGGAAGCAGCGGGCAAGGGATGAGTGTGAAGGACGCGCTTAAAAAGGCGGCCAAAGTGTTGGAAGATCGCAGAGAGAAAAACGCCGTTGCCAGCATCTTGATCTTATCCGACGGTCAGGATAAACAATGTGAAATGAATTCCACCAATCAGAACCTCCCAGTTGTTTCAACCACGCGCCTGGCACAATCAGAGATCCCCGTGCACTCCATAGGCTTCGGCACATGCAGTCAGGCTCCAAACGACGACGCTTTCTGTAAAATCGTGAATGGGCTTGTAAGCGTGGTGGTTCAGGATGTCAGACTCCAACTGGGATTCGTATCCGGGTCAGCGCCAGCAGAGATTTCGTCGGTCTATTCATTGACAACCCGACCGTCTTACATCGGGTCGAATTCGGTTCGGATCGGGGACTTGCACTCGGGCGAGGAGAAACAGTTACTGATGGAGCTGAAAGTACCTGTATCGTCCAGCGGGTCCCACAGGGTGATGTCCGTACGATCCTCTCACAAGGATCCATTTACCCATGAGATGGTCTACTCGAGGGATCAAAGGTTGTTAATACCTAGACCATCGCAATCGGTCCGATCCTCATCTCACACCATGCAACGGCTGAGGAACCTCCACGTCAGCACACGTGCCGTCGCGGAGTCTCGCCGTTTGGTGGAGCGGAACCATTTATCGGGAGCGCAACATTTGCTCACCTCGGCTCGGGCCTTGTTGCTGCAATCTGGTTCCAGTTCAGCTGAGGAATTTATTCGCCGGCTGGAAACTGAATTAGCCGAGTTGAACGGGCAGCGCCATAGACAGAGggcaaataataacaataatagtcaGGTGGAAAAGAAGGCCGAGCCGATAACACCGACGTCGGCTTGGAGAGCCGCGGAGCGATTGGCTAAAGTGGCGATAATGAGGAAGCATCTGAACAGAGTGAGCGATTTGCATGGATTTGAAAATGCcagattttaa